From the genome of Hathewaya histolytica, one region includes:
- a CDS encoding YkuS family protein, with amino-acid sequence MKICVWNELKELRNGLYNKGYVVIDENVSEPCDAIICDLKNSSLANIVKLDNNIKKEGTIIIDGRSKSIEDIENILTTKYYSQIF; translated from the coding sequence TTGAAAATATGTGTATGGAACGAATTAAAAGAATTGAGAAATGGATTATATAATAAAGGATATGTTGTTATAGATGAAAATGTAAGTGAACCATGTGATGCAATAATATGCGACTTAAAAAACAGTAGTTTAGCTAATATAGTAAAATTAGATAATAATATAAAAAAAGAGGGAACTATAATAATTGATGGGAGAAGTAAAAGCATAGAGGATATAGAAAATATACTTACTACAAAATATTATAGCCAAATATTTTAG
- the tnpA gene encoding IS200/IS605 family transposase, translated as MDNSSLAHSKWNCKYHIVFAPKYRRQVIYGKIKADIGQILRKLCEHKGVEIIEANACKDHIHMLVSIPPKLSVSQFMGYLKGKSSLMIFDRHANLKYKYGNRQFWCKGYYVDAVGRNKKVIEEYIKNQIQEDIAYEQMSLKEYIEPFTGKPVKQGKK; from the coding sequence ATGGATAATAGTAGTTTAGCACATAGCAAGTGGAATTGTAAATATCATATAGTTTTCGCACCTAAGTATAGGAGACAAGTAATATATGGGAAGATAAAAGCAGATATAGGACAAATATTAAGAAAGCTATGTGAACATAAAGGAGTAGAAATAATTGAAGCAAATGCGTGCAAAGATCACATACATATGCTTGTAAGTATACCACCAAAACTAAGTGTATCTCAATTTATGGGATATCTAAAAGGAAAAAGTTCGTTGATGATATTTGATAGACATGCAAATTTAAAATATAAATATGGAAATAGACAATTTTGGTGTAAGGGTTATTATGTTGATGCAGTTGGTAGAAATAAAAAAGTTATAGAGGAATATATAAAGAATCAGATACAAGAAGATATAGCATATGAACAGATGAGTTTAAAAGAATATATAGAACCGTTTACGGGTAAGCCAGTAAAACAAGGCAAAAAATAA
- a CDS encoding DUF4446 family protein, translating to MALFVIILIQFILFITVVSKNNKLQQRYRKIMRGVNNKNLEGLIVEYLDRVDKSKASMDGVVERFNELDNRVQRCIQKTAIMRYKAFDDVGALSYSIALLDDHNDGVIITGIYGRNESTSYAKPIDNGISRYDLSEEEDEVLDKAINNYESKEISDKIKK from the coding sequence TTTTAATTCAATTCATACTATTTATAACTGTAGTTAGTAAAAATAATAAACTACAACAAAGATATAGAAAGATTATGAGGGGAGTAAATAATAAAAATTTAGAAGGTCTTATAGTAGAATATTTGGATAGAGTTGATAAGTCTAAAGCATCAATGGATGGGGTAGTTGAAAGATTTAATGAGTTAGATAATAGAGTTCAAAGATGTATTCAAAAAACTGCTATTATGAGATATAAGGCATTTGATGATGTAGGGGCATTAAGTTATTCCATAGCCTTGTTAGATGATCATAATGATGGAGTAATTATAACAGGTATTTATGGAAGAAATGAAAGTACATCCTATGCAAAACCTATAGACAATGGAATATCAAGATATGATTTATCTGAGGAAGAAGATGAAGTTCTTGATAAGGCTATAAATAATTATGAAAGTAAGGAAATCTCAGACAAAATTAAAAAGTAG